The following are encoded together in the Anaerostipes caccae L1-92 genome:
- the lepB gene encoding signal peptidase I: MEKEQEQENKKKQNFRKEVRSWIVCIAATLAITLFITNFVIVNASIPSGSMENTIMTGDKLIAFRTAYLFSEPERGDVIIFEYPDDESEWYIKRVIALPGETIEVKDGKVYINGSKKPLKEPYIKEEPVDDFGPYKVPKNGYFVMGDNRNSSNDAREWQTHYVTREEIIGKASFRYYPSPKWIK; encoded by the coding sequence ATGGAAAAAGAACAGGAACAAGAGAATAAGAAAAAACAAAACTTCAGGAAAGAAGTCAGAAGCTGGATTGTCTGTATTGCTGCCACTCTGGCCATTACTTTGTTTATCACGAATTTCGTCATAGTCAACGCCAGTATACCGAGCGGTTCCATGGAAAATACCATCATGACCGGAGATAAACTCATTGCATTCAGGACCGCATACCTGTTCAGTGAGCCTGAACGGGGAGATGTGATTATATTTGAGTACCCGGACGACGAGTCAGAGTGGTATATTAAGAGAGTCATTGCACTTCCGGGAGAAACGATCGAGGTAAAGGACGGAAAGGTTTATATCAACGGGAGTAAAAAGCCCCTGAAGGAGCCTTATATTAAAGAGGAGCCAGTGGACGATTTCGGACCGTATAAAGTGCCGAAGAACGGATACTTTGTCATGGGAGACAATCGGAACAGTTCCAATGATGCCAGAGAATGGCAGACTCACTATGTGACCAGGGAAGAGATCATAGGAAAAGCAAGCTTTCGATATTATCCGTCTCCAAAGTGGATCAAATAA
- a CDS encoding RidA family protein, with the protein MTCETINAQKAPAAVGPYCHAVKAGELVFTSGQLGLDPENGTLPDGVEAQADQALSNLDEVLKEAGLSLSDVIKTTVFLDDINDFAAINAIYEKRFGDNKPARSCVEVAALPKGALFEIEAVAAVK; encoded by the coding sequence ATGACATGTGAGACTATCAATGCACAGAAAGCTCCCGCAGCAGTGGGACCATACTGCCATGCGGTAAAAGCGGGTGAACTTGTATTTACTTCAGGACAGCTTGGGCTGGACCCGGAAAATGGAACTCTGCCGGATGGAGTGGAAGCACAGGCGGACCAGGCACTGAGCAACCTGGATGAAGTACTGAAAGAGGCAGGATTATCTCTTAGTGATGTGATCAAGACTACTGTATTTTTAGACGATATCAATGATTTTGCGGCAATCAATGCAATTTATGAGAAAAGGTTCGGAGACAACAAACCCGCCCGGTCCTGTGTGGAAGTGGCGGCACTTCCCAAAGGGGCGCTTTTTGAAATAGAAGCGGTCGCAGCTGTGAAATAA
- a CDS encoding sensor domain-containing diguanylate cyclase, producing MGERKKKIQINSAVILLVIIALLSYFIFSFVQYYREMDQKIAAQTKHDLQTTNDTAKAALNSLLKDGKNWLESLAVICDIPDGTGKENWWNVVKKFDTKGMKIGVADSRGTIYYSSHKKMDISGRQYYKVLKKQKSSISKVLFDEEEGTESIIIGVPMIKQGRFEGAICLEYSTMELGRLLNGKDTSGMGAVLVFTRKGRMVASYEGMEKFPTMYDMLKTMKYDDPAQLHEMEANVQKGSSGFLNYQNKGKLRMLYYELADISDWIICTLAVAELYEGTLYSLKSETFILMTKGVLITIQGVLITILLLFFSLQFFKIHRNEKRENTKDVLTGVINRKYFQKLLEKDLKRNKKYRACFFLDVDDFKRINDTYGHQKGDEVLTAVARHLEKNLREKDVVSRYGGDEFTCLIYGITEKEKIREIAGRILREVTGKVHVNISMGITLIQDNDSYEQIIERADGALYEAKVRGKNQFMIL from the coding sequence ATGGGAGAAAGAAAGAAAAAAATTCAAATAAATTCAGCAGTCATCCTTCTGGTAATTATAGCGCTGCTTTCATATTTCATTTTTTCGTTTGTACAGTATTACCGTGAAATGGATCAAAAGATCGCAGCCCAGACAAAACATGACCTGCAGACTACAAATGATACGGCCAAGGCAGCTTTGAATTCACTGTTAAAGGACGGGAAAAACTGGCTGGAGAGTCTTGCGGTCATATGTGATATTCCAGATGGGACAGGGAAAGAAAACTGGTGGAATGTAGTCAAAAAGTTCGATACAAAAGGAATGAAAATCGGAGTTGCAGACAGCAGAGGAACGATTTACTACAGCAGCCATAAGAAGATGGATATCTCCGGGAGACAGTACTACAAAGTTCTTAAAAAACAAAAGAGCAGCATCTCCAAAGTACTTTTTGATGAAGAAGAAGGAACCGAATCCATTATCATCGGTGTGCCTATGATAAAGCAGGGCAGATTTGAAGGCGCCATCTGCCTGGAGTACAGCACAATGGAGCTGGGAAGACTTCTCAATGGGAAAGATACCAGCGGGATGGGAGCTGTACTTGTGTTTACACGAAAAGGCAGGATGGTCGCTTCCTATGAAGGAATGGAGAAATTTCCGACCATGTATGATATGCTCAAGACTATGAAATACGATGACCCGGCACAGCTGCATGAGATGGAGGCAAACGTACAGAAAGGAAGCAGCGGTTTTCTGAACTATCAAAACAAAGGAAAATTGCGCATGCTTTACTATGAACTGGCGGATATCAGTGACTGGATAATTTGTACGTTGGCTGTGGCGGAACTCTATGAAGGAACACTGTATTCTTTAAAAAGCGAGACATTTATACTCATGACCAAGGGTGTGCTGATTACCATTCAGGGTGTGCTGATTACCATTCTGCTTTTATTCTTTAGCCTGCAGTTTTTTAAAATCCATAGAAACGAAAAAAGAGAGAATACAAAAGATGTGCTGACAGGTGTCATAAACCGTAAATATTTTCAAAAATTACTGGAAAAGGATTTAAAGCGGAATAAAAAGTACCGTGCCTGTTTCTTTCTGGACGTGGATGACTTTAAAAGAATCAATGATACTTATGGACACCAAAAGGGAGACGAAGTTTTGACTGCCGTGGCCAGACATTTAGAGAAAAATCTTCGCGAAAAAGATGTAGTCAGCCGCTACGGAGGAGATGAATTTACCTGTCTGATCTATGGGATTACAGAGAAAGAGAAGATAAGGGAGATTGCCGGCAGGATCCTTCGGGAAGTGACGGGGAAAGTCCATGTGAATATCAGTATGGGTATTACTTTGATCCAGGATAATGATTCCTATGAGCAGATCATCGAGAGAGCGGACGGTGCATTGTATGAAGCAAAAGTAAGGGGCAAAAACCAGTTTATGATTCTTTAA
- a CDS encoding MATE family efflux transporter, producing the protein MPVGKLLFQLAVPTIAAQVINALYNMVDRIYIGRLPGGEGPLAIAGLGIAFPIIMIISAFASMIGMGGSPRVSIKMGQQDHDGAEKILGNAVTALIALAVPLTLFFYLAKEPLLSMFGATDNILPYANDYLGIYLLGSIFVMFSLGLNSFITCQGFARTSMLTVLIGALLNIVLDPIFIFIMGLGVKGSALATVISQGVSAAWVLRFLTGKKTDLKIRRKNLRLEAKVLLPVIALGIAPFIMQSTESLVQITLNSGMKRYGGASADSLVSVTTIAISAMQFLSMPALGLAQGAQPIISFNYGSRNMDRVKKAFRLLFVITVAYTLGIWALSMAVPQIYIYLFSSGEAARQLSVLGRPMIRIFMGGFLFIGAQYACQNTFMALGRAKISLVMALLRKIILLIPLALFLPLFFGTTGIFAAEPIADILASAVTTGVFYFMSKKLLVYAPDDSEQGNPAEEEMKA; encoded by the coding sequence ATGCCTGTTGGCAAATTATTGTTCCAGCTGGCTGTTCCCACCATTGCCGCCCAAGTCATAAACGCGCTGTATAATATGGTGGACCGCATTTACATCGGCCGTCTTCCGGGAGGAGAAGGACCTCTTGCCATTGCAGGGCTTGGAATTGCTTTTCCGATCATTATGATCATTTCTGCATTTGCCTCCATGATCGGTATGGGAGGAAGCCCCAGAGTCTCAATAAAAATGGGACAGCAGGATCATGACGGGGCGGAAAAAATCCTTGGGAATGCCGTCACAGCTTTGATTGCTCTGGCCGTTCCTCTTACCCTGTTTTTTTATCTTGCAAAAGAACCTCTGCTTTCCATGTTTGGAGCGACAGACAATATACTGCCTTATGCCAATGACTATCTGGGCATCTATCTGCTCGGCTCCATTTTTGTCATGTTTTCTCTCGGCCTGAACAGCTTTATCACCTGCCAGGGGTTTGCCAGGACCAGTATGCTCACAGTGCTGATTGGGGCTCTATTAAATATCGTACTGGACCCAATCTTTATTTTTATCATGGGTCTCGGTGTCAAGGGCTCCGCCTTAGCTACCGTCATTTCCCAGGGGGTCTCTGCTGCCTGGGTCCTCCGTTTTTTAACCGGAAAGAAAACGGATCTCAAGATCCGCAGGAAAAATCTCAGGCTGGAAGCAAAAGTTCTCCTCCCTGTTATCGCCCTGGGGATCGCGCCGTTTATTATGCAGTCCACAGAAAGTCTGGTACAGATCACATTAAACTCAGGAATGAAACGCTACGGTGGTGCCAGCGCAGACTCCCTTGTCTCTGTCACGACCATTGCCATAAGCGCCATGCAGTTTCTATCCATGCCCGCCCTGGGACTCGCCCAGGGTGCACAGCCGATCATCAGCTTTAACTATGGAAGCCGGAATATGGACCGGGTAAAAAAGGCCTTTCGCCTGTTATTTGTGATCACTGTGGCCTACACTTTGGGAATCTGGGCCCTCTCCATGGCAGTTCCCCAGATCTATATCTATCTGTTTTCCAGCGGTGAGGCAGCCAGGCAGCTCTCTGTCCTCGGCAGACCCATGATCCGCATTTTCATGGGAGGCTTTCTGTTTATCGGGGCACAGTACGCCTGCCAAAATACATTCATGGCACTGGGCAGGGCAAAGATTTCTCTTGTCATGGCCCTTCTGAGAAAGATCATCCTGCTGATCCCTCTGGCCTTGTTCCTGCCGTTATTTTTTGGCACTACGGGAATCTTCGCGGCAGAACCGATTGCAGATATTCTGGCCTCTGCCGTCACCACCGGAGTTTTCTATTTTATGTCAAAAAAACTGCTCGTATATGCTCCTGATGATTCTGAACAGGGGAATCCTGCAGAGGAGGAAATGAAAGCTTAG
- a CDS encoding alpha-glucosidase produces MDSQKGKQEIVYQIYPKSFCDSSGDGIGDLRGILKHLDYLSDLGVTMLWICPVYASPMDDNGYDVSDYYAVHPMFGTMEDLEKLIDEAGIRGMKIMMDLVLNHTSDEHVWFQNALRDPKSRYRDYYIFKKSRNGRPPSNLRSVFGGSVWEPVEGTEEYYFHSFSKRQPDLNWENEDMRKELYEMIRWWMKKGIAGFRVDAINFIKKDHTFPDGKPDGRDGLASCLPYVRNVKGIEAFLRELKNQVFDPLDCVTVSEAVDVPYSSLGDYIGKQGCFSMMFDFSYTNFDLEGKDEKWYKRKTWTTEEFRELLFKSQEEIQKTGWPAVFIENHDQPRAVSKFFPDKKDQTYEAASMLAAMYFFLRGTPFIYQGQELGTTNVWKDSVCEFDDIESRGQYLSALSDGCTKEEALYYINLRSRDNAREMMDWKEAETQEKEEQSVLKFYKKMTALRKQEPCLIYGKFIPYREYGKEVVAYERNDGFTRFLILCNFSRRTKKIGVRGGEILLSNQPVKEKILRPFQVILIKD; encoded by the coding sequence ATGGACAGTCAGAAAGGAAAACAGGAAATTGTATATCAGATATATCCGAAAAGTTTTTGCGACAGTAGCGGGGATGGAATCGGAGATTTGAGAGGAATTTTAAAGCATCTTGATTATCTTAGTGATCTGGGAGTGACCATGCTGTGGATCTGTCCGGTCTATGCTTCACCGATGGATGACAATGGTTACGATGTTTCGGATTATTATGCCGTTCATCCCATGTTTGGGACGATGGAGGATTTGGAAAAGCTCATAGATGAGGCGGGGATCAGGGGGATGAAAATCATGATGGATCTGGTGCTCAATCACACATCGGATGAACATGTCTGGTTTCAGAACGCGCTGAGGGATCCAAAAAGCAGATACAGGGATTATTATATATTTAAGAAATCCAGGAATGGGCGCCCACCGAGCAATTTAAGGTCTGTTTTCGGGGGATCAGTGTGGGAGCCTGTTGAGGGAACGGAGGAGTACTACTTTCATTCTTTTTCAAAAAGGCAGCCGGATCTTAACTGGGAAAACGAAGACATGAGAAAAGAACTGTATGAAATGATCCGGTGGTGGATGAAAAAAGGAATTGCGGGATTTCGTGTGGATGCCATCAATTTTATAAAAAAGGATCACACTTTTCCTGACGGAAAACCTGATGGAAGGGATGGGCTGGCAAGCTGCCTTCCGTATGTAAGAAATGTAAAAGGGATTGAAGCCTTTTTGAGGGAACTTAAAAACCAAGTATTTGACCCACTGGACTGTGTCACTGTCTCAGAGGCTGTAGATGTACCATATTCATCACTTGGAGATTATATTGGAAAGCAGGGATGTTTTTCGATGATGTTTGACTTCAGTTATACAAATTTTGATCTGGAAGGAAAAGATGAGAAATGGTATAAAAGGAAAACATGGACGACAGAAGAATTCAGAGAGTTACTGTTTAAAAGCCAGGAAGAGATTCAGAAGACTGGCTGGCCGGCAGTATTTATAGAAAACCACGATCAGCCCAGAGCGGTGAGCAAATTTTTTCCGGATAAAAAAGACCAGACGTATGAGGCTGCTTCCATGCTGGCTGCCATGTATTTCTTTTTGAGGGGGACTCCTTTTATTTACCAGGGACAGGAATTAGGAACAACAAATGTATGGAAAGATTCTGTCTGTGAATTTGATGATATTGAGAGCAGAGGACAGTACCTTTCTGCTCTGTCAGACGGATGTACAAAAGAAGAAGCACTGTACTATATTAACCTGCGCAGCAGAGACAATGCAAGAGAGATGATGGACTGGAAAGAGGCAGAGACCCAGGAGAAAGAAGAGCAATCGGTACTGAAATTTTACAAAAAGATGACAGCACTCAGAAAACAGGAGCCGTGTTTAATTTACGGTAAATTCATCCCTTATAGAGAATACGGAAAAGAAGTGGTGGCATATGAGAGAAACGACGGATTTACAAGATTCCTTATACTGTGTAACTTTTCACGAAGAACAAAGAAGATTGGGGTAAGAGGAGGAGAGATACTGCTGAGCAATCAGCCGGTGAAAGAAAAAATTCTGAGGCCCTTTCAGGTCATATTGATAAAAGATTGA
- a CDS encoding BglG family transcription antiterminator, translating to MNQRSTEIVQLLSKEKDEITVSGFAEYFQVSQKTIRNDLKEINTILNQNQREEVLIQSGGRINPPENFKESLSLLLEGDFYNYKLSRKERRQAASAMIVNSADYITLATIADHLFVSRATVINDLKDIKAFIREGNLNVISHANKGLRIEGAESEKRNFLLNLLRPSLSIYENHKNVVAEHVSVQAGDSSVIQKILGEQEQRYKKYLDDSSFREIILYLRIMVNRNQMGEFLEPQPDTNSENYMFALDTLKYISQYCDVVTTEDDIKYFSRFLDGVRYMNNSRFSKNTVIIQMITRQYISGISSELGIDLNADYDFFENLSNHLGSIFSAPPIDYQEVDVINEVLEDNQDVLEAVNNQMFVIYQYTERQLNEIEIKYIAVHVCAAIERKKNKEVAFRVIVACHAGIGTSRLLLEKLKRHFKFRVVDVISAHEAMSIEPNAADFVISTVPLEGCSLEYVVVSAAFNDADYIRVGNRIDALRNCRNFPVRMEEDGLSAKGLIDEIHPLVYSMIEPEEKAKTFMKELRRVIRDYFKQSVENETEVLSPYLHHLLPAMNIEVDVECEDWKDAVRKSGEKLVERGYIESRYIDAMIHSIEEYGSYVVLSKGFAMPHAKVEEGSIRLGMHLIRLKNPVPFGVEELDPIEFVCCLSAIDHKSYLKAFFSLVNMLRDAEYRQMLHEAECPEEMAGIIEKYEHSNS from the coding sequence ATGAACCAGCGGAGCACTGAGATTGTGCAGTTATTAAGTAAAGAGAAGGATGAGATTACAGTCTCAGGATTTGCAGAATATTTTCAGGTGTCTCAGAAAACTATCCGCAATGATTTAAAAGAAATTAATACGATTCTGAATCAGAATCAGCGGGAGGAAGTTTTGATACAGAGCGGCGGCAGAATCAATCCGCCGGAGAACTTTAAAGAATCTCTGTCATTACTGCTCGAGGGGGATTTCTACAACTATAAATTATCAAGGAAAGAACGCAGGCAGGCAGCATCGGCAATGATTGTAAATTCTGCAGATTATATTACGCTTGCAACCATTGCAGATCATTTGTTTGTCAGCAGGGCAACGGTCATCAATGATCTGAAAGACATTAAGGCATTTATCAGGGAAGGAAATCTGAATGTGATCTCTCATGCCAACAAGGGACTTCGTATAGAAGGTGCAGAGAGTGAAAAGAGAAATTTTCTTTTGAATCTTCTTCGTCCCTCCCTTTCCATCTATGAAAATCATAAAAATGTCGTTGCTGAGCATGTCAGTGTACAGGCAGGTGACTCCTCTGTTATTCAGAAAATTCTGGGAGAACAGGAACAACGGTATAAGAAATATCTGGATGACAGTTCTTTTCGGGAGATTATTTTATATTTAAGAATTATGGTGAACCGGAATCAGATGGGAGAATTTCTTGAGCCGCAGCCGGATACGAACAGTGAGAATTATATGTTTGCCCTGGATACGCTGAAATACATTTCACAGTATTGTGATGTGGTTACAACCGAGGACGACATTAAGTATTTCAGCAGATTTCTGGATGGAGTACGCTACATGAACAACAGCAGATTCAGTAAGAATACAGTTATCATCCAAATGATCACGAGACAATATATTTCGGGTATTTCTTCGGAACTGGGAATCGATCTGAATGCGGATTATGATTTTTTTGAGAATCTGTCCAATCATCTGGGATCTATATTTTCTGCACCTCCAATCGATTATCAGGAAGTCGATGTGATTAATGAGGTATTGGAAGATAATCAGGATGTACTGGAGGCAGTCAACAACCAGATGTTCGTTATATATCAATATACGGAGCGTCAATTAAACGAGATAGAAATAAAATATATTGCAGTCCATGTATGCGCAGCCATTGAACGAAAGAAAAATAAAGAGGTTGCTTTCCGTGTGATTGTAGCCTGCCACGCAGGAATCGGAACGTCCAGATTATTATTGGAAAAGCTGAAAAGGCATTTTAAATTCCGGGTTGTGGATGTGATCTCAGCCCATGAAGCGATGAGCATCGAGCCTAATGCAGCCGACTTTGTAATCTCCACGGTCCCGCTGGAAGGCTGCTCATTAGAGTATGTTGTTGTCTCAGCGGCTTTTAATGATGCGGATTATATCCGTGTGGGAAATAGGATCGATGCACTGAGAAACTGCAGAAATTTTCCGGTCAGAATGGAAGAAGACGGTTTAAGCGCCAAAGGTTTGATCGATGAGATCCATCCGCTTGTATACAGCATGATCGAGCCGGAAGAAAAGGCGAAGACATTTATGAAGGAACTGCGCAGAGTGATCCGGGATTATTTTAAACAATCTGTGGAAAATGAGACGGAGGTTCTGTCGCCGTATCTGCATCATCTGCTGCCGGCAATGAATATTGAAGTGGATGTAGAATGTGAAGACTGGAAGGATGCAGTGCGAAAGTCCGGTGAAAAGCTTGTAGAGAGAGGCTATATTGAGTCAAGGTATATAGACGCAATGATCCATAGCATTGAAGAATATGGTTCTTATGTCGTATTGTCAAAAGGATTTGCCATGCCACATGCAAAAGTAGAAGAAGGAAGTATACGCCTTGGCATGCACTTGATCCGTTTAAAAAATCCGGTGCCATTTGGGGTAGAAGAATTGGACCCTATAGAGTTTGTATGCTGTTTAAGCGCTATTGACCATAAAAGCTACCTGAAAGCATTTTTCAGTCTGGTAAATATGCTGAGGGATGCTGAGTACCGGCAGATGCTTCATGAGGCAGAGTGTCCCGAAGAAATGGCAGGAATCATTGAAAAATATGAACACAGCAACAGTTAA
- a CDS encoding PTS transporter subunit IIC, whose translation MEILLKFFQGFVGLGASVLLPVVIAILGIFFGMKIGRAIKAGLLVGIGFQGLVLAVNLLITSVTPAMEYYEKLGSGYDTLEVGFAALGAASWTTPFAVLVIPSIILVNIILVRLKITKVLNVDIWNFMHFLVPGALAYALFGSAVIGFLVAFACGIIVLFFGQWIAKPWEEFFGLEGTTCTCLSFVAWAYPISYGLNKIIDKIPGLNKIDLNMDKVGQKLGVFGDPAIIGVVVGAFLAVITKQSPGEILTMAMGVAAAMVLIPRMVSIMMEGLSPLGQSANEYMHKKIGEDADIYIGMDIALGLGDPTCITCTAVMIPVTILLVFLVPDMRFFPLGLLAEICYLAPMVVLSSKGNLFRSLLAMTILMYITLFLANMFIPEATSMMSVTNVDFGKSVTASHFGWNPGNVVVSIIHRIMAIFG comes from the coding sequence ATGGAAATACTATTAAAATTTTTTCAGGGGTTTGTAGGTTTAGGGGCGAGCGTCCTGCTGCCGGTTGTAATCGCAATATTGGGAATTTTCTTTGGGATGAAAATCGGCCGGGCGATTAAAGCCGGCTTGCTGGTAGGAATTGGTTTCCAAGGACTTGTTTTAGCAGTAAATCTATTAATTACTTCAGTGACACCGGCAATGGAATATTATGAAAAATTAGGATCAGGATATGACACTTTGGAAGTTGGATTTGCAGCGCTGGGTGCGGCATCGTGGACGACACCGTTTGCAGTACTTGTAATTCCGTCGATTATCCTTGTGAATATCATTTTAGTCCGTTTAAAGATTACAAAGGTCTTAAATGTTGACATCTGGAATTTTATGCATTTTCTCGTTCCCGGAGCACTTGCGTATGCTTTGTTTGGAAGTGCCGTTATCGGATTTTTAGTTGCTTTTGCCTGCGGTATTATTGTTCTGTTTTTTGGCCAGTGGATTGCAAAACCATGGGAAGAATTTTTTGGACTGGAAGGAACCACATGTACCTGTCTTTCTTTCGTAGCATGGGCCTACCCGATCAGCTACGGATTAAATAAGATCATAGACAAAATCCCGGGACTTAATAAAATTGATCTGAATATGGATAAAGTGGGACAAAAGCTTGGAGTGTTTGGAGATCCTGCAATCATCGGTGTTGTAGTTGGAGCTTTTCTTGCAGTCATCACGAAACAAAGTCCCGGAGAAATTCTCACAATGGCAATGGGTGTTGCGGCGGCAATGGTATTGATCCCGAGAATGGTTTCCATCATGATGGAAGGGCTCTCTCCATTGGGACAGTCTGCAAATGAATATATGCATAAGAAAATCGGAGAAGACGCAGATATTTATATCGGTATGGACATTGCCCTTGGTTTAGGTGATCCGACCTGTATCACATGTACTGCCGTTATGATCCCGGTTACCATTCTTCTTGTATTTCTTGTACCGGATATGAGATTCTTTCCGCTTGGTTTATTAGCTGAAATCTGTTATCTGGCACCTATGGTCGTATTAAGCAGCAAGGGAAATCTATTCCGGTCATTACTTGCAATGACTATTTTAATGTACATAACCCTGTTTTTGGCAAATATGTTTATTCCGGAGGCTACAAGCATGATGTCCGTTACAAATGTAGACTTTGGGAAAAGTGTCACAGCATCTCATTTTGGATGGAATCCAGGCAATGTAGTTGTATCAATTATTCACAGAATTATGGCGATCTTCGGATGA
- a CDS encoding PTS sugar transporter subunit IIA translates to MKTRYLVIHGTADNNEQAIKLCGEALYKAGIVSENFGDLCAKRERDFPTGLPTEIPTAIPHVKDEGITENAICLLKLNHPVTFKRLDDDTEEVKTDMIFNLAIRDADEHLAVLQKMMAFLNNPEVLTKCKKLSNEETEVYLQEQLES, encoded by the coding sequence ATGAAAACTAGATATTTGGTAATTCACGGAACAGCAGATAATAATGAACAGGCAATCAAACTATGTGGAGAAGCCTTATATAAAGCAGGCATTGTCAGTGAAAATTTCGGGGATCTCTGTGCGAAACGAGAAAGGGACTTTCCCACAGGACTTCCGACAGAAATCCCAACGGCGATTCCCCATGTGAAAGACGAAGGAATTACAGAGAACGCCATCTGTTTACTGAAACTGAATCATCCGGTGACGTTTAAAAGGTTGGATGATGATACAGAGGAAGTGAAAACAGACATGATTTTCAACTTGGCGATCAGGGATGCAGATGAACACTTAGCGGTGCTTCAAAAAATGATGGCATTTTTGAATAATCCGGAAGTCTTAACAAAATGTAAAAAACTTTCAAATGAAGAAACAGAAGTTTATCTTCAGGAGCAATTAGAATCATAA
- a CDS encoding PTS galactitol transporter subunit IIB, with product MAKEVKVLVACGSGVATSTIAQEEIKEIAKNAGVKIRIMKGTISEVPIKQKDVDVVFTTANYRNPLEKPHLSVFGLVSGLNKEAAKKKVEELLKKISEEL from the coding sequence ATGGCGAAAGAAGTAAAAGTATTAGTAGCGTGCGGCAGCGGCGTGGCAACATCAACCATCGCACAGGAAGAAATCAAAGAAATTGCAAAAAATGCAGGCGTTAAAATCAGAATAATGAAAGGAACGATTTCTGAAGTTCCTATAAAACAAAAAGATGTAGATGTAGTATTTACCACAGCAAATTACCGAAATCCGCTTGAAAAACCACATCTCAGCGTATTTGGGCTTGTCTCCGGACTGAATAAAGAAGCAGCAAAGAAGAAAGTGGAAGAATTGCTGAAAAAGATTTCAGAAGAGTTATAA
- a CDS encoding galactitol-1-phosphate 5-dehydrogenase: MKAGVLHARDDIRYEEVQTPEPKAGEVLVKVKYSGICGSDVPRVNEDGAHFYPIVLGHEFSGIVEEVGDGVTKVKKGQRAAGAPLVPCMKCEDCMKGDYALCKDYSFIGTRQAGSFAEYICVPEQNVVPFEDTVSFEQGALFEPAAVALHGLECLPYEGGKTVAVLGGGTIGLLVMQWANIFGAAKTVVFDIDDDRIELAKQMGAADGINTLKEDFMEKAMDLTDGKGYDYIYETAGSTITMKMAYELAANKAGICYIGKPTRELTFTVKEWENMNRKEFTVTGSWLSYSAPFPGHEWDCVAHYFATGQLKGEDSLIFKKLPLSKIAEGFEMFKTRGAVKGKILIDSSKEK; the protein is encoded by the coding sequence ATGAAAGCAGGAGTTTTACACGCAAGAGATGACATAAGATATGAGGAAGTACAGACCCCGGAGCCAAAAGCCGGGGAAGTGCTTGTAAAAGTGAAATATTCAGGGATCTGCGGATCGGATGTACCCAGAGTAAATGAAGACGGAGCCCACTTTTATCCGATCGTTCTCGGTCATGAGTTTTCGGGAATTGTAGAAGAGGTGGGAGATGGGGTGACAAAAGTAAAGAAAGGCCAGCGGGCAGCCGGCGCTCCATTGGTTCCGTGTATGAAGTGTGAAGACTGTATGAAGGGTGATTATGCACTTTGCAAGGATTACAGTTTTATCGGAACAAGACAGGCAGGAAGCTTTGCAGAATATATCTGTGTTCCGGAGCAAAACGTGGTTCCTTTTGAGGATACAGTATCCTTTGAACAAGGCGCGTTATTTGAGCCGGCAGCAGTCGCCCTCCATGGATTAGAGTGTCTTCCGTATGAAGGAGGAAAGACGGTTGCGGTTCTCGGCGGCGGAACGATCGGACTGCTTGTCATGCAGTGGGCCAATATTTTTGGAGCGGCAAAGACCGTTGTATTTGATATTGATGACGACAGAATTGAACTGGCAAAACAGATGGGTGCAGCAGACGGAATCAATACATTAAAAGAAGACTTCATGGAAAAGGCAATGGACCTGACAGATGGAAAAGGCTACGATTACATTTACGAAACGGCAGGAAGTACAATTACCATGAAAATGGCATATGAGCTGGCAGCCAATAAAGCTGGTATCTGCTATATCGGAAAACCTACAAGAGAATTAACATTTACTGTGAAAGAATGGGAAAACATGAATCGGAAAGAATTCACTGTGACAGGATCCTGGTTATCCTATTCGGCTCCATTCCCCGGACATGAGTGGGACTGCGTGGCGCACTATTTTGCAACAGGACAGTTAAAGGGGGAAGACTCCCTGATCTTTAAGAAGCTGCCGCTTTCAAAAATCGCAGAGGGCTTTGAAATGTTTAAGACCCGCGGGGCGGTAAAAGGAAAAATTTTGATTGACAGCTCAAAAGAGAAATGA